A stretch of DNA from Rheinheimera sp. MMS21-TC3:
ACTTCTCGTACTTTAAACACGTTAATACCAAATAACTGTTTACCGTGTAAACGAAATAATAATAACTCTAAGCGATTATTGCCCACTAGGTTAGTACGTTGATTAACCGAGCTCATCATGTTGCTCATAGCTAAATACCTTTAAATCAACTTAATTATACAAACAGATTACCAGAGCAAAGCCTAAAAGGAGATAAATAATCTAGTTTAATTTTTAATACACATAGTTAGATAGTTATAACTATAGTCTATTTATTGGGCGTCAGGCTGTGCTTCAGGTGCAGCTAACTTGAAAGCTTCTAGTTGCTGACAATGTTCAACAATAGCGTTAATACGTGGGTATGGCACCATGTCCAAACCAAATCGTTTAGCATTATAGACTTGAGGCACTAAACAGATATCAGCCATAGTTACCTCATCACCAACACAAAACTGACCAGCACAAGTTGCTAAACGTTGCTCAAAACCACTAAAACCTACTTCTAACCAATGAATGATCCAAGCGTGCTTTTGTTCATCAGACAATGCCAGAGGCCCAGTTAGGTATTGTAATACCCTTAGGTTATTTAATGGGTGAATATCACAAGCTATATCTAGCGCTAAAGCACGAGCCTGAGCTTTAGCAGCAGCATCTGTAGGTAATACTCTTGGCTCTGGGTACTTTTGCTCTAAATACTCAATAATGGCTAAGGACTGATTTAAGCTAAGGTCATTATCCAACAAAGTAGGCACTAATTCAGCTGGGTTTAGGGCTTTATAGTCCACACTATGTTGTTCACCACCATTTTTAACAAGATGAACTGGTATATTGTCATAGCTAAGCTGTTTTAAATTTAAAGCTATACGTACTCGATATGCTGCAGATGAACGCCAATAACCGTAGAGTTTCATGTTAATGCCTCTTTATTGAAAATTTATTAAATCCAGTTTACCAGAAATAATCCATAAAAAAGCTGTCTAAAAGACAGCTTTTTTAAATGGCGCCTTAGCGCATACTAGCTTATTTTTAAATTATTTTGCTTGGTACTGAACCACTTTTTGGTCAATAGCACCAAAAACACTTTCACCTTGCTCATTTAACATTTCGATGCGAATCGTATCACCAAACTTCATAAACTCAGTACTAGGCTTACCATCACGAATAGTTTCAATCATGCGAATTTCTGCAATACAACTGTAGCCTACACCACCTTCAGTTACGGCTGTACCAAATTCAGTCCCCTGTTTATTAGATACTGTACCTGAGCCAATAATAGCACCGGCACTTAAGTTGCGAGTCTTAGCCGCATGAGCGACTAATTGACCAAAATCAAAAGTCATATCAATGCCTGCATTTGGCTTACCAAATAGTGCATTGTTATAAGTTGATAGTAACGGCAAGTGAACCTTACCATCTTGCCACTTATCACCTAGCTCGTCTGGCGTAACCGCTACTGGGCTAAAGCTTGAAGCAGGTTTGGAGTGAAAAAAGCCAAAACCTTTACCTAGTTCATTCGGGATCAAACCACGTAAAGATACATCGTTCACTAGCATTAATAAACGAACTTTACTTAATCCTACCTCGGCCGAGCATGCCATAGGCACATCGTCGGTAATAACGGCAACTTCACCTTCAAAGTCAATACCGTAGCTTTCACTTTCAATTAAGATATCATCAGCTGGGCCAATAAAGTCATCTGAACCACCTTGATACATTAGCGGATCGGTCCAAAAACTTGGTGGCATTTCTGCATTACGCGCCTTACGCACTAATTCTACATGGTTTACGTAGGCACTACCGTCAGCCCATTGATAAGCACGTGGCAATGGCGACTCACAATCAGCCGCATTAAAGGCTTGGCTATTAGTAACCGAGCCTTGATTTAGTGCTTGATAAACTGCTTCTGCTTTTGGCGCTAATTCAGTCCAATTGTCGATTAACTGCTGCATAGTGTTAGCTACATCTGGTATAGCTACACAGCGTGTTAAATCACGACTAACTACCACTAAGCAGCCATCGCGACTGCCATTTTTTACACTCGCTAATTTCATTCTAATTCCTTAAGTAAAGGTTTATCCTTTAGCCTTCCAGCTATTGATGTACTCTGGATCTTCAGTCGCCAGTGCAGCATCTGACATTTCCAGTGCATCTCGCGTATCCAACATCACGGCTACTTCATCGGTAAACTTTTTCTTATATTGCTGAGCTGCAGCAAACGCCTTAGGATGCGGGCCATGGGTAAAGCCAGCTGGGTGAAAACTTACCATGCCTTTATCAATATTATCTCGGCTAAAGAAGTCACCCGCATGATAAAATAGCACTTCATCATAATCATCATTATTATGATAAAAAGGTACTTTTAACGCACCAGGATCACTTTCTATTGGCCTTGGCACAAAGGTACAAACTACAAAACGTTGGGCAACAAAAGTAGTATGGGCAGAAGGCGGTAAATGATAGCGATGGCTCATTAACGGTCTAATATCGCGCCAGTTAATACGCATCACCGATAAATCACCATGCCAGCCAATTGCATCTAACGGGTTATATGGATAAGTAATAGTTGATACTTGACCGTGCCGTTTCATGTCTACTTGCCAGGTTTTTTCACTATATTGGGCTTTAAACTCAGCATTTATTTTGGGCGTATCCAGCATAGCTGGGTCAAAAATAGCATGATTCCCTACTAAGCCTTTTTCTGGTAATTGGTAGCTATCATTAGTAGCCTCAATTAACAGTATAAACATTGGCTCTTTAGGCTCTAAGCGCCACATGGTTGACCTTGGGATTACAATATAGTCACCATCTCGTACGCTTAAATGGCCATAATCGCAGTATAAATCAGCACTACCTTCATGGATAAACAACAAATCATCACCATCAGCATTGCGCACTAATTTGGTCATAGCTTGATCTAAACGCCAGATGCGCATTTTGACATGAGCATTTGATAACAAATTAGGCACTGCCCAAGGCGAGCTAGTTTGGTTGTTATTTACATTATTAAAGTTAAACAAATGCGGCCGTAACGGCCCTTCCCAATCAACCCAGCCTGTTGGTGCATGTTGGTGATGAAAGTGCGTTGCTGGACCAAAGAAGCCACTACGACCGGCTTCCCGCTCGTAGATAGCTTGCTCTGGAAAATCAGCATGTGCTTGTCTTGAAACATCACCTTCCTTTAACGGAAAAGATGCCCATTTACGCATTTGATATTACTCCACGCTTAATTTGGTCTTCTTCAATAGACTCAAATAACGCTTTAAAGTTGCCTTCACCAAAGCCTTCGTTACCTTTGCGCTGAATGATTTCAAAGAAAACGGGGCCAATAACTGTCTGAGTGAAAATTTGCAATAAAATACCATCTTTCATTGGTGCGCCATCGATCAGTATCTTTAACTCACGTAACTGATCTACATCTTCAGTATGGCCTTCTACACGCTCGTTTACTTTGTCGAAGTAAGTATCTGGTGTTGACATAAAGTCCATACCACGCTCACGTAAAGTGCGTACTGTCTGATAAATATCCTCAGTGCTAAGCGCAATATGCTGAATACCTTCACCTTTATATTCGCGAATAAACTCTTCAATTTGTGATTTATCATCTGAAGATTCATTAATTGGAATACGAATTTTACCACAAGGTGCTGTCATAGCTTTTGATACTAAACCTGTTAACTTACCTTCAATATCAAAATAACGAATTTCGCGGAAGTTACCGATATTCTCATAGAAGCCTGCCCAAACTGCCATATTACCGCGCATAACGTTATGCGTTAAATGATCTAGCACTTCTAAGCCAGCGCTGTGTTCGGTCATTTTGGCGTGCCAGTTATCATAAAACTTAAAGTCGATGTCATACACTGAGTTTGCACCGTAGCGGTCAACAAAATATAACAAGCTACTGCCAATACCGTAAACCGCAGGAATATTCAGCTCCATAGGGCCAACTTGGTTTTTATATTCTTTTGCACCATTAGCAACTGCATGTTGCAACGCCTTAGCGGCATCTTCTACCCTGAAGGCCATGGCACAAACACTTGGGCCATGCTTAGCAGCAAAGCTTTCTGATTGTGAGTTTGGTTCAGCATTAATAATAAAGTTAATATCACCTTGTTTATATAGCCAAGCTTGCTTAGAACGATGCTGAGCAACTTCAGTAAAACCAAGTGAGAAGAATAGTTTTTTAAGGTTTTCAATGCCTTGATTATCTGCAGCTGTATATTCCACAAATTCAAAACCATCGGTACCTAAAGGATTAATGTTAGTAGTCATGTTTATATTTCCTGTTATGTTTCTGTTTCCTCTATCATGCGCTAGCAAAATTAAAAAGGAAGCCATCAGCCTCACGCAGGTTTTAGCAGCATTAAGCAAAAAACCCGTAAACATATGATTACAGATAGAGTTTTTATGCAAATTCAACTAAAAAGAAGCCAATAAATGACTTTATTGGCTTTTACGCAGTACAGTTAAGTAAACAGATCGCAATTAAATCTTTACACTCTTGCGATTAATACCATAATCGCGCAGTTTATTGGCGACCGCAGTATGGCTAAGCCCCAACTTTTTAGCTAACTGTCGTGAACTTGGGTAAGCAGGAAATAACTTGCGCAATAGATTGGCTTCAAAGCGCTTTACTGCTTCATCTAAGGTGCCATCAAAATCTTGCTCTAAATAACCATAATCATTGTTATAGCTTGGCAACTGTAGATGTTCGACATCTAATTCAACATCATCCAATAACGTTATGGCGCGATACAGCGCATTCTCTAATTGCCTAACATTGCCAGGCCATGGATAAGTTTGCAAAAATTGACCACAGTCACTCGTTAAATGCGGCACTTTACGACCAAGTCTTGCGGCTAATCGCGCGATAAAAAACTCTGCTAATGGAATAACATCTTGTTTTCTTTCTCTAAGCGGCGGCAAGGTTAAGCTAAGTACATTTAAACGATAATATAAGTCTTCGCGAAATTTACCTTCTTGCACCATAGTCGGTAAGTCTTTTTTGGTAGTACAGATAACGCGAACATCTACTTTAACTTCATTTTCATCAGCAACACGCCTAAAACTGCCATCTTGCAAAAAGCGGATCAGTTTTATTTGTAATTGCGAAGACATCTCGCCAACTTCATCTAAAAATACCGTACCACCATTAGCTTGTTCAAAAATACCTTTTTTGGCTTCTGTAGTACCTGGGAATGCATTAGCGCCATAACCAAACAGCTCTGACTCTGCTACATTATCAGGCAATGAAGCGCAATTTAAAGCTAAAAAAGGTTTGTTTATCCGACTGCTAGCAGCATGACAAGCACGAGCTAGCAACTCTTTACCGGTACCGGTTTCACCCATTATTAATATAGGCGCATCTAGCTGTGCCATTTTTTTCGCTTCACGCACCACTTTACGCATTACATTACTATGAGCCTGCAAGGTGTTAAAGCTTTCTTGGTCACCCTTATTAAAAGCAACCATATGCAAACCTAATCGGCTTTCCGATTTAAGGTTAATAACAGCACCGGCTAAAATTTCATTGGCAGAATCGCTGGGCACCATAACAGGCAACACATCGGCGACAAATCGTTTGCCATGTATTTCTATGCGCCGTGTTTGCGCTAAAACATCATCACTTTCTAACCAACGCTGAAAATTAAAGCCTTTAACCATGCTTTGTAACGATTGGCCTTTTATCTCTGCCCGACTAACCGATAAAGCCTCTAAAGCTGCATCGTTTATTACAGTAACATTTGCTTTAACATCTATAGCAATAAGGCCATCTGGTAAGGTTTTTAAAACGGTAGTTAACTCGTTTCTCTCTCGCTCCGATGGCAAGAAAGCCATGGTTTTAACATCATCTATCCCTTCTATACGGCGTATTTTTGCCATTAACTCCTGAAACTTCTCAAAGTTAACCGTTGGGAAAGAGACATACATTCGATTTAATTCTGGATCGACTTCAATTCCTCGTAAATCTAATTGGTAACCAACCAACACATTTAGGACCTCTTGCGCTAATCCCAGTCTATTTTGACATTGAATTTCTAAACGCATTTTTAGCCTAACCTCCAGCCAATAGTAATAACTGACTATAATACGGCATTTTTAGCAAACTAGACTAATTATATTGTAAAGAATTATGAACAAGAGTAGCGAGGAGACTAGATAAGCAAAGTAGTAGCCGGCTACTACTTTGCTGTTGTGGCAGGTTAGCCTTTACAGTAAAGCATCGGTTTTTGCTGCACAAATAAAGTCATTTTTATGCAAGCCTTTGATAGAATGTGACCACCAAGTTACTTTTAACTTGCCCCACTCTAACAACAGTGCCGGATGATGGCCTTCGGCTTCGGCCATTTCAGCCACTTTATTATGAAAAGCCCAAGCAAGCTTAAAGTTTTTAAATTTGTATTCACGCTCTAATTGTAAAATTCCATTATGCGTTACTGGCGTCCAATCTGGTATTTGTCGCATTAACTCTGGTAGTTCTGCATCTGATACCTTGGGTGCATCAGCATGACAAGCTTCGCATTTCATTTTATTTAATTCAGACATAGTAAAGTTTCCTAACTTATTTTTTGTTTGGGCGGAAATTTAGCTGGGTGTAACCCCAGTTTTTTGGCTTGTTCAACTAGGGCCATCATATCTAAACTACCGATTTCAAATAACTGTTCAATTTTTTCAATCATAAAGTATATAGGTTGAATAATATCAATACGATAAGGCGTTCTTAATACATCTATCGGCTCAAGCGGTTTACGCTCAGGCACATCAGATTCTAAGGCGTAAATGGTTTCAGCTGGTGAGGATAAAATACCGCCGCCATAAATACGCAGCCCTTCTGGTGTATTTAATAATCCAAACTCAATGGTAAACCAATATAAGCGCGCTAAATAAACACGATCTTCTTTGCTAGCAGCTAAGCCTAGTTTGCCATATATATGAGTAAACTCAGCAAAGGCTGGGTTAGTTAACATGGCGCAATGGCCAAAAATTTCATGAAAGATATCCGGCTCTTGTAAATAATCAAACTCTTCACGAGAGCGTATAAAAGTAGCGACTGGAAAGCGTTTATTCGCTAACAATTGAAAGAACTTGTCAAAACTGATTAAAGCTGGAACTTCTGCACACTCCCAGCCGGTACATTCACGCAGCACACTGCTGACTTCTTCTAATTGTGGGATCCGATCTGTTGGCAGATTTAGTTTGGTTAAGCCGTGCATAAACTCATTACAGGCCTTGCCTTCTATTACGCCTAATTGACGAGTAATTAGCTCGTGCCATATTTGGTTTTCTTCATCTGACCAAGCAATAATGCCATTTTCATCAGATTGTCTTGATACATAATTAGTCATAACTACCTGTTGCACAATTTATAAAAACACCAATATTTTGCTATGCCCGCTTATCATTATCGCTCGCTTGCGGTTAGCTGCTTGTGCTCGATACTAGTCGATAGTGCGCTAAGAGTTAATGACAACTGCGCGAATAGCGCTGTAAAGTTATCTATAGCTACGTAAAGAAAAAGATACAGGCTATCGCTAGCAGCTACTTTTATTGGTGTTGCTGCATTTTTTGTAATGCTTGCTCTAAATCAGCAATTAAGTCATCTGCGTGTTCTAAGCCCACAGAGATCCGAATCAAACCATCACTAATGCCCGCCATCTGACGTTCTTCGGCAGTGTATGGGCTATGAGTCATAGAGGCAGGATGCTGTATAAGTGATTCCGCATCACCCAAGCTAACAGCTAAGCTAAATAGTTGACATTGATTGATAAAATATCGGCCTTGTTCAAGGTTAGCTTTTAATTCAAATGCTACCACACCACCGGCGGCTTTCATTTGCGAACCTATGAACTTATGCCCGGAATGCGATGCTAAACCTGGATAAAATACTTCTGCTATAGCAGGATGTGCCTCTAAGTATTCAGCCACTTTTTGTGCATTACTACAATGCCGCTCCATCCTAACCGATAAAGTTTTTAAACCACGAATAATTAACCAGGCATCATGCGGGCTGATAGTGGCGCCCATATCTTTTAAGGTGGTCATTTTGATGGTATGAATTGTTTCTTTATCCGAAACTATTAACCCTGCTACAACATCACCATGGCCATTTAAATATTTAGTAGCACTATGGATAATAATATCAATACCGAATTTTGCTGGCTGCTGCAGTAAAGGTGTCATAAAGGTATTATCAACAACTGAAATTAAATCATGCTGCTGACAAAATTGTCCAATAAAGTTTAAATCTAATACTACCATGTTAGGGTTAATCGGGGTTTCGGCAAATAACATTTTGGTGTTAGGTTGTAAGGCTGCTGCAACCGCCGCATGGTCTGTCATATCAACAAAACTAACTTCGATACCGTAACGAGCAAACATATGATTAAAAAGAGCAAAGCTGCAGCCATATATAGCTTTACTAGCAATTAAGTGATCTCCATGCTGTAAAAATGCCATGGTACTTGCAGCAACTGCGCCCATACCAGTAGCTGTAGCAGCGGCATCTGCCATGCCCTCTAAAGCGGCTATTTTCAGCTCTAGCTCGCGTGTGGTTGGATTACCTAATCGGGTATATATATAACCTTCTTCTTCACCAGAAAACCGAGCGGCCCCTTGCTCTGCACTATCGAATATAAAAGTAGAACTTTGACATAAAGGCGTAACTAAAGCGCCATGCTCATTCTTCATTTTACCGGCATGGATACATAGTGTTTCTAAATTTTTAATTTCATTTGACATAAACCGCACTCCTTTTTAAGGATAATAGATGCAGTATAGATAGCAGAACAAAATATTTTTGGAAGCATGCCAGACATCTTGCTATCCGGTATCAGTAAATTAACAATTAAACTGTCGTATCGGCTGTTTTAGTTTTTAAACGGCTAGTTAGGCTACTAGCAAGTTTAGCTATACTCACCTTGCTAGCCATAGTGCTAGGTAGAGGTCGCAGCTGTTGCTGAGCCAGATTACCTATCCTTGCCACCAGTAAACCAGCGATTAAACCTTGGCCAGCGCGTAAAGAAAGCTTTGCAGTTAGCTCACTACTTAGCACATCGGCTGCCATATCTAATGCGATTTCAGAGCCTCCGGCCCAGAGCAAAGCGGCAAATAACTGCTTTAACAGTACTAAACTACGCAACTGACCTATAGCACCACCATAGAGTTGAGCTAGTTCTCTTAATAAACGGCTACTGCGCCATAACACCATTATCATATCAGCTAAAGCAAAAGGACTTATGGCTACGGCAAAACTGGTGTCGGTTGCGGCACGATAAATTCTTTGCTGGGCTTGTTTATCAAGCTCAGCTAGCACTATTTGCTCAAATAATGCAAGTTGTTCATTATCGCTATGTTCATCACGTCTTGCTTGTTGCCATAATTCTGTCGCGTTAATTATTACCGCTGAATTAGGTAAACTTTTTACAACTGCTTGGCATAAAGCATTAGCTTCACCAAATTGTACATTGGCATTAATTCGCTTAGCGTCATCCTGCCATTGCTTGTTACGCGCTAAACGTCGCCACAGCAGCACCTCACGCCATAACAAAGTTGTAAATAAAACCAATAAAACCATACTGGTAAGGGTTAAAAACACGGCTTTAGTCATATTATGTTGCCAAGCTTGCTGCAACATATCGACCCACTGCCATAAAGCAGCAATAACAACTAACAATAAACTGGCTTTAGCTAAACGCCACCACCACTTATGCGGTGACTTTAACACTGTCGCCACCGACTCTTCTTCAGTTACCACAAAATTATCTTCTGTATAATGCTGTATCGCTTTAAATTCAGTTGTTTTACTGGCTGAAGATGTGGCATCTGCACTGTTAGGTGTCAAAACTGTAGAGTCAAAATATTGTGCTGACTTTAATTCATTCATTCTAGTTTATCTCCAAGCATAAACTGTAATACATGATCCATTCTGACATGGGGTAAAGGCTGATGCTCGGCCCACTGAATGGGTTCTAGTGCTAAAAACTCAAATTTATGCTGTGTAAAAAAATCTGCACTAGGTATTGTTGCAGGTACTTCACCTGGAAAGTAAGTTACATTTTTTTGTTGCAAAGTTTTACCACGAATGCAAGGTTGGGCTAACCCTTCTACTTGCACATAACCACTAGTACTAGCACGAATAGCAGCAATGGCCATAACCTCAGTTACAGCGGCTTGATAGTGGCTTAACTTTAATGGTTGATACAGTAATTGCTGCAATAACAAACTTAATGCTTTGTGTTGCTCTGGTGTAGCATGATCCGATTTACTAGCAGCAAACAATACCTTGCTAATTTTCGGTTTAAAAAGTCGAGCCAATAAGCTTGAAGGGCCATAGTGAAAGCTTTTTAAAATAAGTTGTAATGCTTGTTGTAACTCTTGTATAGCTGCATAACCACTATTTAAAACCGTTAAACAATCCACCAAAATAATTTGTCGATCTAGGCTGACAAAGTGCTGCTGATAAAATGGCTCTATAACGTTTTTACAGTAGCTTTTATAATGTTGCGCCAGCTTTTTAGCTAATACTGTATTGGCAGAAGCTTGCTCAGGTAATAACGGGAACAACTGCAACATAGGAGCCCCTGCTAGCTCACCCGGCACCAGTAAGCGTCCTGGCTGATTTAAATAAGCCCCTGGCGTATCGTGAAACTGCTGTAATAAGACTTTATAGTTATCGGTCGTATTTTGTAGCGATAATTCAGTCCCATCTTGCTGGTTTAAAGTCAGTAAGTGTTGCTCAAAATCCTTTGCTATTGCTTGGCGATGGGGTTGACGAAATAAGCGCCAGCTAAATTCACACCATTGCTGGTAATCCATATTTAGTAATGGCAAATCCAATAGCCATTCACCTGGATAATCAACTATATTAAGTGCTAGCTCGCTACGCGACTGCAGCTTAGCTCTTAAACCTGCAGCAGGCTTGTAGCGCAAGGTCAAACTTAATTGGCTCCAACCGCGAGTAGAAGGTGGCCAAGTTGGCGGTTTCTGCTGTAAATACTGTAGATTTTGTTCAATTGGAAAACGGGGTACAGATAAAACTTGCTGCTGATTTACCTGCCCACCTAAATAACGCTTTTCTCGCACTACTGCAAAAAACGGCAAATGTGCGGGTTGATCACCATGCGTAAGCTGATGCACTAATGAAGTAATAAAAGCTGTTTTGCCAGAACCACTTAATCCGGTTACGCCTAGTCGCAAGTGCCTATCTAATGTGCGTTGGCTAAACTCGCGACCTTGCTGGCGAATCTTCTGATATAAGCTCATTTACTGCCTTTAAGTTATTTACATCGAAATGTAATTATAAATTATTAAACTCTTTGTTTAACTGAAACTTCCTTGACGTTACATGACGCTCTATATCTCTTAATCTTAACTCAATTTCATTAAATTGATGATTTAAATGGCTAAGTGCTTGCTTGGGTGCTTCTCCCCGCTGCCAGACTCGGGTTTTTATTTCAACCTGCCGCTCCTTAAAACTGGCTTGGCTACTAGCACCGTCTTTGCCCTGCCTAGCTTGGGCATTTGACTTTTTTTCTAGCACCACCCAGCCAGCTATATACAACATAAAAACTAAGCCACTTCCTAAGAATAGTCCTGATAAGGTTATTATCCTAACCAGCCAGACTTCCCAGCCAAAATAATCGGCAATGCCTGCACAGACACCTGCTATTTTAGCATTAGCGTCGTCTCTAAATAATTCACCTCTTATTTTAGTCATATTGGTTTCTCCAATTAGGACTATCAGAATCTAATATAGCTTCAAGTGTATCAATTCGATCAGCCATTTTCTCGGCACGTAACGCTAACTCATTTAATTGCTGCAGTTCTTGATCGGACAAACCTTGACCTAATTTATTTTTACTTCGATAGTGCATTATCACCCAAATAGGCGCGACAAAAATCATAAACAAAATAAACGGCACGCCAATAAACTCTAAACCACCCATGTTTTCTCCCCAACGCCTGAAAATCAGGCGTCTTTATCTTGTTGATTAACTTTAGCTTTCAGTGCAGCCAGTTCATTATCAATTTTGTCTTGCGCAGCTAGCTCTGCAAACTCATCTTTTAAGCTTTTCTTACCTAGATCATAAGATTCAACTTGAGCTTCTAAACTATCAATTTTTTGCTCATAGCGCTCAAATTTATACATAGCATCATTAATGCGGTTGCTATCGAGTGTTTTCTTAACTTCTAACCGAGAAGTTACTGTACTTTGGCGCATTAACATCGCTTTTTGTCTTGCCTTAGCGTCAGCTAACTTCTCTTGCAGTTGCGCCACTTCGCTTTGCAGCTTAGCAATGTGCTCGTCTAAATTAGCAATATCTGCCGACACTAACTCTGCTTTATCCGCAGATTTTTGGCGCTCAATTAAAGCTGCACGAGCTAAATCTTCGCGATCTTTACTTAAAGCTAATTCCGCTTTTGCTTGCCAATCTGTTACTTCTTCTTGTAAGCGATTAATTAAACGTTGTAGTTCTTTTTTCTCGGCTATGGTCTTTGCAGAAGAAGAGCGCACTTCTACTAGCGTATCTTCCATTTCTTGAATAATTAAACGCACCATTTTTTCTGGATCTTCGGCTTTATCCAATAATGCATTAATATTCGAGTTAATAATGTCAGAGAATCTTGAAAATATACCCATTGTATTTACCTCTACATATAATCTTAAGTACCTTGTTAGTACCACTAAGCTTATTCAGTTTTCTTGCCAACTTTTCATATATCAATAAACCACTGAATTAATTAGTTTTTTATTTATTTCCTCACAATGCTTTTGCTTAGCGCAATAATGAAATACACTACTAATTAGTGAATTTAACTAACAAATAGTAGCCAATGAATAGAAAATTTAAACAAGATAATTTACTTGGTCAGTCTAATAGTTTTTTAAACGTACTGGATCAAGTGTCGCAAGTTGCCCCTTTAACTAAGCCAGTATTGATAATTGGTGAACGTGGTACGGGTAAAGAGCTGATTGCTGCACGTTTGCACTTTTTATCGCAGCGCTGGGATCAAAATTATTTAACTTTAAATTGTGCGGCATTAAATGAAAACCTATTAGAGTCTGAGTTATTTGGCCATGAATCTGGCGCCTTTACCGGTGCTAGCAAGCGTCATGAAGGCCGGTTTGAACGCGCTAATGGTGGCACTTTATTTTTAGATGAGTTAGCAAACACACCTAGCTTGGTTCAAGAAAAACTACTAAGAGTCATTGAGTATGGTGAGTTTGAGCGTGTTGGGGGTAGCCGTTCAATAAAAACCGATGTTCGCTTAGTCTGCGCTACTAATGAAGACTTACCCTTACTAGCCGAACAAGGTCGGTTCCGTGCCGACTTACTGGATAGATTAGCCTTTGATGTTATTACCCTACCGCCTTTGCGTGAACGAACAGAAGATATTATGCATTTAGCCGAGCACTTTGCGATTAATATGGCTCGTGAATTAGGTTTTGAATTATTTAGCGGCTTTACCGAAAAGGCAAAGCGCTGCTTAATGGAACACGATTGGCCGGGTAATGTT
This window harbors:
- a CDS encoding 4a-hydroxytetrahydrobiopterin dehydratase; translated protein: MSELNKMKCEACHADAPKVSDAELPELMRQIPDWTPVTHNGILQLEREYKFKNFKLAWAFHNKVAEMAEAEGHHPALLLEWGKLKVTWWSHSIKGLHKNDFICAAKTDALL
- the hppD gene encoding 4-hydroxyphenylpyruvate dioxygenase; translation: MTTNINPLGTDGFEFVEYTAADNQGIENLKKLFFSLGFTEVAQHRSKQAWLYKQGDINFIINAEPNSQSESFAAKHGPSVCAMAFRVEDAAKALQHAVANGAKEYKNQVGPMELNIPAVYGIGSSLLYFVDRYGANSVYDIDFKFYDNWHAKMTEHSAGLEVLDHLTHNVMRGNMAVWAGFYENIGNFREIRYFDIEGKLTGLVSKAMTAPCGKIRIPINESSDDKSQIEEFIREYKGEGIQHIALSTEDIYQTVRTLRERGMDFMSTPDTYFDKVNERVEGHTEDVDQLRELKILIDGAPMKDGILLQIFTQTVIGPVFFEIIQRKGNEGFGEGNFKALFESIEEDQIKRGVISNA
- the phhA gene encoding phenylalanine 4-monooxygenase codes for the protein MTNYVSRQSDENGIIAWSDEENQIWHELITRQLGVIEGKACNEFMHGLTKLNLPTDRIPQLEEVSSVLRECTGWECAEVPALISFDKFFQLLANKRFPVATFIRSREEFDYLQEPDIFHEIFGHCAMLTNPAFAEFTHIYGKLGLAASKEDRVYLARLYWFTIEFGLLNTPEGLRIYGGGILSSPAETIYALESDVPERKPLEPIDVLRTPYRIDIIQPIYFMIEKIEQLFEIGSLDMMALVEQAKKLGLHPAKFPPKQKIS
- a CDS encoding homogentisate 1,2-dioxygenase codes for the protein MRKWASFPLKEGDVSRQAHADFPEQAIYEREAGRSGFFGPATHFHHQHAPTGWVDWEGPLRPHLFNFNNVNNNQTSSPWAVPNLLSNAHVKMRIWRLDQAMTKLVRNADGDDLLFIHEGSADLYCDYGHLSVRDGDYIVIPRSTMWRLEPKEPMFILLIEATNDSYQLPEKGLVGNHAIFDPAMLDTPKINAEFKAQYSEKTWQVDMKRHGQVSTITYPYNPLDAIGWHGDLSVMRINWRDIRPLMSHRYHLPPSAHTTFVAQRFVVCTFVPRPIESDPGALKVPFYHNNDDYDEVLFYHAGDFFSRDNIDKGMVSFHPAGFTHGPHPKAFAAAQQYKKKFTDEVAVMLDTRDALEMSDAALATEDPEYINSWKAKG
- a CDS encoding fumarylacetoacetate hydrolase family protein encodes the protein MKLASVKNGSRDGCLVVVSRDLTRCVAIPDVANTMQQLIDNWTELAPKAEAVYQALNQGSVTNSQAFNAADCESPLPRAYQWADGSAYVNHVELVRKARNAEMPPSFWTDPLMYQGGSDDFIGPADDILIESESYGIDFEGEVAVITDDVPMACSAEVGLSKVRLLMLVNDVSLRGLIPNELGKGFGFFHSKPASSFSPVAVTPDELGDKWQDGKVHLPLLSTYNNALFGKPNAGIDMTFDFGQLVAHAAKTRNLSAGAIIGSGTVSNKQGTEFGTAVTEGGVGYSCIAEIRMIETIRDGKPSTEFMKFGDTIRIEMLNEQGESVFGAIDQKVVQYQAK
- the maiA gene encoding maleylacetoacetate isomerase — encoded protein: MKLYGYWRSSAAYRVRIALNLKQLSYDNIPVHLVKNGGEQHSVDYKALNPAELVPTLLDNDLSLNQSLAIIEYLEQKYPEPRVLPTDAAAKAQARALALDIACDIHPLNNLRVLQYLTGPLALSDEQKHAWIIHWLEVGFSGFEQRLATCAGQFCVGDEVTMADICLVPQVYNAKRFGLDMVPYPRINAIVEHCQQLEAFKLAAPEAQPDAQ
- the tyrR gene encoding transcriptional regulator TyrR, which codes for MRLEIQCQNRLGLAQEVLNVLVGYQLDLRGIEVDPELNRMYVSFPTVNFEKFQELMAKIRRIEGIDDVKTMAFLPSERERNELTTVLKTLPDGLIAIDVKANVTVINDAALEALSVSRAEIKGQSLQSMVKGFNFQRWLESDDVLAQTRRIEIHGKRFVADVLPVMVPSDSANEILAGAVINLKSESRLGLHMVAFNKGDQESFNTLQAHSNVMRKVVREAKKMAQLDAPILIMGETGTGKELLARACHAASSRINKPFLALNCASLPDNVAESELFGYGANAFPGTTEAKKGIFEQANGGTVFLDEVGEMSSQLQIKLIRFLQDGSFRRVADENEVKVDVRVICTTKKDLPTMVQEGKFREDLYYRLNVLSLTLPPLRERKQDVIPLAEFFIARLAARLGRKVPHLTSDCGQFLQTYPWPGNVRQLENALYRAITLLDDVELDVEHLQLPSYNNDYGYLEQDFDGTLDEAVKRFEANLLRKLFPAYPSSRQLAKKLGLSHTAVANKLRDYGINRKSVKI